A window from Vanessa atalanta chromosome 18, ilVanAtal1.2, whole genome shotgun sequence encodes these proteins:
- the LOC125070935 gene encoding presenilin-1 isoform X2, producing the protein MSDTGSDTEATEHTALMDGHIAEARPDREIAERIARKRKTKSETQRNYGSVSASQSSRSSAVGRSGQNRRAASGEHQVEELELKYGARHVIKLFVPVTLCMIVVVATISSISFYSVKDVYLAYTPFHEETPYALTKVWNALANSMILLSVIALMTVLLIVLYKKRCYKVIHGWLILSSLMLLFLFSYLYIEEALRAYNIPMDYITLAFVMWNFGVMGMIVIHWKGPLRLQQAYLIFIAALMALVFIKYMPEWTTWAVLAVISVWDLIAVLTPKGPLRILVETAQERNESIFPALIYSSTVMYCLAATGTGEGSEDNGASGESAAEHAGAGEGGSGAGGSGADGAGGGEAGFDAAWRARASEQAAPRRLRVDGTAPAHYVTRVERAHTHSDHEEKGVKLGLGDFIFYSVLVGKASSYGDWNTTLACFVAILIGLCLTLLLLAIFKKALPALPISITFGLIFYFATRYVVKPFADALAADQVFI; encoded by the exons ATGAGTGACACCGGTAGCGACACAGAAGCGACCGAGCACACTGCACTCATGGATGGCCACATAGCTGAAGCCCGACCCGATAGGGAGATCGCTGAACGGATTGCTAGGAAACGAAAGACGAAATCCGAAACACAGCGTAATTATGGT AGCGTGTCAGCATCACAAAGTAGTCGATCAAGTGCAGTGGGCAGATCAGGTCAAAACCGTCGTGCGGCTTCAGGTGAACATCAGGTTGAAGAGCTGGAACTTAAGTATGGAGCAAGACATGTTATCAAACTCTTTGTTCCTGTGACCTTATGTATGATAGTTGTTGTTGCCACCATATCGTCCATCAGCTTCTATTCAGTCAAAGATgtatattt AGCGTATACACCATTCCATGAGGAGACTCCATATGCGTTGACCAAAGTATGGAATGCTCTTGCCAACTCTATGATCTTATTGAGTGTCATAGCTTTGATGACTGTGCTACTCATTGTTCTATATAAGAAGCGATGTTATAAAGTCATTCATGGTTGGCTTATCTTATCTTCTCTAATGCTACTCTTCTtgttttcatatttgtatataga AGAAGCATTAAGGGCGTACAACATACCTATGgattatattacattagcattTGTAATGTGGAATTTTGGTGTGATGGGGATGATAGTTATACACTGGAAAGGTCCACTACGCCTTCAGCaggcatatttaatatttatagcagcTTTGATGGCATTAGTGTTCATTAAATATATGCCCGAGTGGACTACATGGGCTGTACTTGCTGTTATTTCTGTTTGGG ATTTAATAGCAGTGTTAACACCAAAAGGACCACTTCGAATATTAGTAGAAACAGCTCAGGAGCGAAATGAGTCTATATTTCCAGCACTAATTTAttcat CGACCGTCATGTACTGCTTGGCGGCGACCGGCACAGGCGAAG GATCGGAAGATAATGGCGCGAGTGGTGAGAGCGCGGCTGAGCATGCGGGTGCGGGCGAGGGGGGCAGCGGCGCCGGCGGCAGCGGGGCGGATGGCGCAGGCGGCGGGGAGGCAGGCTTCGACGCAGCGTGGCGCGCACGTGCGAGCGAGCAGGCGGCGCCGCGGCGACTGCGGGTGGACGGCACCGCGCCTGCGCACTACGTCACGCGCGTCGAGCGTGCACACACGCACAGCGACCACGAGGAGA AGGGCGTAAAACTCGGATTGGgagatttcattttttatagtgTGTTAGTAGGTAAAGCTAGTTCATATGGAGACTGGAATACCACCCTCGCCTGTTTTGTAGCAATACTTATT GGACTGTGTTTGACATTGCTGTTGTTGGCGATTTTCAAGAAAGCGCTTCCTGCTCTACCTATCTCTATAACCTTCGGGCTCATATTTTACTTTGCGACCCGCTACGTCGTCAAGCCCTTCGCAGACGCGCTCGCCGCTGACCAAGTCTTTATTTAG
- the LOC125071019 gene encoding adipocyte plasma membrane-associated protein, whose protein sequence is MGLLVGILKKILKLIVYLAIVVAIVLLIPNLPPYTKFTRIDIEPTQQLVGVLAPNAVLNNAEQLFKDKLLGPEAFQIYNGEVYTTLATGEIVKLSSGGHVTFVTKIGEPCTGLVQEHICGRPLGFVIDEKNKFMYVADAYHGIWKVNLVTDKKQLLVSPRVPINGRTPKLFNSIALGQNGDLYWTDSTSDYPLKDGVFSLISDPTGRLFHYNSAKNESIVLLDDLWFANGVVTSPDNQFVLVAETNRYRLMKYYLNGPKKGKSEVFIAGLPGFPDNIRTLPDGSGVLISLYNTIDDENPMIIKTLASTPLARKFIARLGHLVELPFQFLSDQFHHHIFEEIVYKIGNFATATFLTPSMSGLIQTDWTGNIVASYHNLDGSIPHISDAIVFNDKLYTGCPHTQNYVGAVPAPPLLKKAFSTNNPAVKEQPKLKVEEIPKEPKQQQKPAQKQSEPKVVAKESEVKPKLVQKEAEVKPKVVTKDAEIKPKVAAKEAEVKSKVVKKEAEVKPKVVSAEANQKPIVTSKEPQVKETTKDPKPTPKAPEAKAKVVSKEQDKIKPNSKDTETKAKPSKDADLKSKTESKESGQTKTVKKQNTEEKSAESVPKPPTKPIPVEEKIPSDTAKPSKDTLKVIKKSGPQEIPHPNV, encoded by the exons ATGGGGCTTCTTGTtggaattttaaaaaagatattaaaattaatagtatactTAGCTATTGTTGTAGCGATAGTTCTTCTTATTCCTAATCTTCCGCCCTACACAAAGTTTACAAGAATTGA cATCGAGCCAACTCAACAATTAGTCGGAGTTTTGGCGCCTAATGCTGTTTTAAATAACGCAGAACAATTATTTAAGGATAAATTACTGGGACCAGAAGCATTCCAAATATATAATGGTGAGGTGTACACAACGCTTGCGACCGGCGAAATAGTTAAATTATCGTCAGGTGGCCATGTGACCTTCGTAACCAAAATTGGTGAACCTTGCA CTGGTCTCGTCCAGGAGCACATATGTGGACGTCCTTTAGGATTTGtaattgatgaaaaaaataaatttatgtatgtagcTGATGCATATCATGGCATATGGAAGGTGAATTTAGTAACAGACAAAAAGCAACTATTGGTTTCACCCCGAGTGCCTATAAATGGAAGAAcaccaaaattattcaattcaatagcACTCGGTCAAAATGGAGACTTATATTGGACTGATTCTACCAGTGATTACCCATTAAAAGATGGAGTGTTTAGTCTTATCTCTGATCCCACTGGAAG GTTATTCCACTACAACTCTGCAAAAAATGAGAGCATAGTTTTGCTTGATGACCTGTGGTTTGCCAATGGTGTTGTTACTTCCCCGGATAACCAATTTGTGCTGGTTGCAGAAACAAACAGATATAGGCTtatgaaatactatttaaatggtCCAAAGAAAGGCAAATCTGAAGTATTTATTGCAGGATTGCCAG GTTTTCCTGATAACATACGCACCCTCCCAGATGGTTCTGGTGTATTGATATCGCTGTACAATACAATAGATGACGAAAATCCtatgattattaaaacattGGCCTCAACACCTCTTGCAAGAAAGTTCATAGCAAGACTTGGCCACCTTGTTGAGCTTCCTTTCCAGTTTCTCAGTGACCAATTCCATCATCACATCTTTGAAGAAATTGTGTATAAA atTGGAAACTTCGCTACTGCTACATTTCTGACTCCGTCAATGTCAGGGCTCATTCAAACAGATTGGACTGGTAATATTGTTGCTTCATACCACAATTTGGATGGAAGCATACCCCATATTAGTGATGCTATTGtctttaatgataaattatatactggCTGCCCTCACACACAAAACTATGTTGGTGCTGTACCAGCTCCACCGCTTTTAAAGAAAGCTTTTTCTACTAACAATCCAGCAGTCAAAGAACAACCAAAACTAAAAGTTGAAGAAATACCTAAAGAACCTAAACAGCAGCAAAAACCTGCTCAAAAGCAATCGGAACCAAAGGTTGTTGCTAAAGAATCTGAAGTAAAACCAAAATTAGTCCAAAAGGAAGCCGAAGTCAAGCCTAAAGTAGTCACAAAAGACGCCGAAATCAAACCAAAAGTAGCCGCGAAAGAAGCCGAAGTCAAGTCTAAAGTGGTTAAAAAAGAAGCCGAGGTCAAGCCTAAAGTGGTTTCTGCCGAAGCTAATCAGAAACCCATTGTCACTTCCAAGGAACCTCAAGTTAAAGAAACTACGAAAGACCCTAAACCTACACCCAAAGCACCCGAAGCTAAAGCTAAAGTTGTCTCCAAAGaacaagataaaattaaaccaaattcTAAAGACACTGAAACCAAAGCTAAACCATCTAAAGATGCTGATCTGAAATCGAAAACCGAAAGTAAAGAATCAGGACAAACCAAAACTGTAAAAAAGCAAAATACTGAAGAAAAATCCGCTGAAAGCGTTCCGAAGCCTCCCACTAAGCCAATACCAGTTGAAGAAAAAATACCATCAGACACAGCCAAACCAAGCAAGGAcactttaaaagtaataaagaaaagtGGACCTCAAGAGATCCCTCACCCTAATGTGTAA
- the LOC125071024 gene encoding transmembrane emp24 domain-containing protein 1-like: protein MYYFTKFLFIIVLSKLVATDQIYETDMNFRVEAGTKTCFFEKGKAGQMMELYYQVLDGQHGDLDISVDVIDPRGIKLISDYKHSQNSIIMDLEYEGDYVFCLDNTYSVMNSKLVFVYVVIEDKKSENETEVSVVDSEGQEHTEEEILEWVGEEHNGDKYTVKVTDIAASLMRTLNYVVRARHMLDMYSASKSRDSYIAIEDTFIVDMWSAFQITFMMCVGFVQVYMIKKLFDRPCNIQSHY, encoded by the coding sequence atgtattattttacaaagtttttatttataatagtattaagcAAATTAGTGGCCACAGATCAAATTTATGAAACCGACATGAACTTTAGAGTAGAAGCCGGGACTAAAACATGTTTTTTCGAAAAAGGCAAAGCTGGTCAAATGATGGAGTTGTACTATCAGGTGCTCGACGGACAACATGGCGACTTGGACATATCCGTGGACGTAATAGATCCAAGAGGAATAAAACTGATATCTGATTACAAGCACTCACAGAACTCTATCATAATGGACTTGGAATATGAGGGTGATTACGTTTTCTGCTTGGATAACACATATAGTGTGATGAACTCGAAACTTGTGTTCGTATATGTCGTTATAGAAGATAAAAAGTCAGAGAATGAAACTGAAGTCAGTGTAGTCGACTCGGAAGGACAAGAACATACAGAAGAAGAAATATTGGAATGGGTGGGTGAGGAACACAATGGGGACAAATATACGGTCAAAGTTACAGATATTGCAGCTTCTTTAATGCGTACGTTGAACTACGTCGTGCGCGCCCGCCATATGTTAGATATGTATAGTGCCAGCAAGTCTCGAGACAGCTACATTGCCATAGAAGATACATTTATTGTGGATATGTGGTCAGCTTTCCAGATTACTTTCATGATGTGTGTTGGATTTGTGCAAGTGTACATGATAAAGAAGTTATTCGACCGACCTTGCAATATTCAATCccattattaa
- the LOC125070935 gene encoding presenilin-1 isoform X1, with the protein MSDTGSDTEATEHTALMDGHIAEARPDREIAERIARKRKTKSETQRNYGSVSASQSSRSSAVGRSGQNRRAASGEHQVEELELKYGARHVIKLFVPVTLCMIVVVATISSISFYSVKDVYLAYTPFHEETPYALTKVWNALANSMILLSVIALMTVLLIVLYKKRCYKVIHGWLILSSLMLLFLFSYLYIEEALRAYNIPMDYITLAFVMWNFGVMGMIVIHWKGPLRLQQAYLIFIAALMALVFIKYMPEWTTWAVLAVISVWDLIAVLTPKGPLRILVETAQERNESIFPALIYSSTVMYCLAATGTGEGETPPRELRPLNPRDHGSEDNGASGESAAEHAGAGEGGSGAGGSGADGAGGGEAGFDAAWRARASEQAAPRRLRVDGTAPAHYVTRVERAHTHSDHEEKGVKLGLGDFIFYSVLVGKASSYGDWNTTLACFVAILIGLCLTLLLLAIFKKALPALPISITFGLIFYFATRYVVKPFADALAADQVFI; encoded by the exons ATGAGTGACACCGGTAGCGACACAGAAGCGACCGAGCACACTGCACTCATGGATGGCCACATAGCTGAAGCCCGACCCGATAGGGAGATCGCTGAACGGATTGCTAGGAAACGAAAGACGAAATCCGAAACACAGCGTAATTATGGT AGCGTGTCAGCATCACAAAGTAGTCGATCAAGTGCAGTGGGCAGATCAGGTCAAAACCGTCGTGCGGCTTCAGGTGAACATCAGGTTGAAGAGCTGGAACTTAAGTATGGAGCAAGACATGTTATCAAACTCTTTGTTCCTGTGACCTTATGTATGATAGTTGTTGTTGCCACCATATCGTCCATCAGCTTCTATTCAGTCAAAGATgtatattt AGCGTATACACCATTCCATGAGGAGACTCCATATGCGTTGACCAAAGTATGGAATGCTCTTGCCAACTCTATGATCTTATTGAGTGTCATAGCTTTGATGACTGTGCTACTCATTGTTCTATATAAGAAGCGATGTTATAAAGTCATTCATGGTTGGCTTATCTTATCTTCTCTAATGCTACTCTTCTtgttttcatatttgtatataga AGAAGCATTAAGGGCGTACAACATACCTATGgattatattacattagcattTGTAATGTGGAATTTTGGTGTGATGGGGATGATAGTTATACACTGGAAAGGTCCACTACGCCTTCAGCaggcatatttaatatttatagcagcTTTGATGGCATTAGTGTTCATTAAATATATGCCCGAGTGGACTACATGGGCTGTACTTGCTGTTATTTCTGTTTGGG ATTTAATAGCAGTGTTAACACCAAAAGGACCACTTCGAATATTAGTAGAAACAGCTCAGGAGCGAAATGAGTCTATATTTCCAGCACTAATTTAttcat CGACCGTCATGTACTGCTTGGCGGCGACCGGCACAGGCGAAGGTGAGACGCCGCCGCGCGAGCTGCGCCCGCTCAACCCACGCGACCACG GATCGGAAGATAATGGCGCGAGTGGTGAGAGCGCGGCTGAGCATGCGGGTGCGGGCGAGGGGGGCAGCGGCGCCGGCGGCAGCGGGGCGGATGGCGCAGGCGGCGGGGAGGCAGGCTTCGACGCAGCGTGGCGCGCACGTGCGAGCGAGCAGGCGGCGCCGCGGCGACTGCGGGTGGACGGCACCGCGCCTGCGCACTACGTCACGCGCGTCGAGCGTGCACACACGCACAGCGACCACGAGGAGA AGGGCGTAAAACTCGGATTGGgagatttcattttttatagtgTGTTAGTAGGTAAAGCTAGTTCATATGGAGACTGGAATACCACCCTCGCCTGTTTTGTAGCAATACTTATT GGACTGTGTTTGACATTGCTGTTGTTGGCGATTTTCAAGAAAGCGCTTCCTGCTCTACCTATCTCTATAACCTTCGGGCTCATATTTTACTTTGCGACCCGCTACGTCGTCAAGCCCTTCGCAGACGCGCTCGCCGCTGACCAAGTCTTTATTTAG